The proteins below come from a single Streptomyces tubercidicus genomic window:
- a CDS encoding HdeD family acid-resistance protein, which produces MTSPSGSPDPAPPRSTEPQDTPVAEGMAFLANKGWQILLTMGLATTALGVIALVWPSATLRVLGVLFGVYLLATGVFQLAGAFGTHVPRHLRVLHFLIGALSILLGLICFRGAMESILLLALWIGFSWLLRGTMETAAAASAKDMPARGWHMAFGIISALAGIVLIVSPFASIAALTLVVGVMAIVLGLTEVVRAIMIRIEVGRLAPAPAAKRRPLFHRPHRPHPQH; this is translated from the coding sequence ATGACATCCCCTTCCGGGTCTCCAGACCCCGCTCCCCCGCGCAGCACCGAGCCACAGGACACGCCCGTGGCCGAAGGCATGGCCTTCCTGGCGAACAAGGGCTGGCAGATCCTGCTCACCATGGGCCTGGCCACCACCGCCCTGGGCGTCATCGCCCTGGTCTGGCCGAGCGCAACGCTGCGGGTCCTCGGCGTGCTCTTCGGCGTCTATCTGCTGGCGACCGGCGTTTTCCAGCTGGCCGGCGCCTTCGGCACGCACGTGCCCCGGCATCTTCGGGTGTTGCATTTCCTCATAGGCGCGCTCTCCATCCTGCTGGGGTTGATCTGCTTCCGGGGCGCCATGGAGTCGATTCTGCTGCTCGCCCTGTGGATCGGCTTCAGCTGGCTGCTGCGCGGCACCATGGAGACGGCCGCGGCGGCCTCCGCCAAGGACATGCCGGCCCGAGGCTGGCACATGGCCTTCGGGATCATCAGCGCTCTGGCGGGCATCGTGCTGATCGTCTCGCCGTTCGCCTCGATCGCGGCACTCACCCTGGTGGTGGGCGTCATGGCCATCGTCCTGGGGCTGACCGAGGTGGTCCGGGCCATCATGATCCGCATCGAAGTCGGCCGTCTCGCTCCGGCCCCAGCCGCCAAGCGGCGCCCCCTGTTCCACCGTCCGCACCGTCCGCACCCCCAGCACTGA
- a CDS encoding oxygenase MpaB family protein, with protein MATADLPGPDSLLRRTLGEWRIGLVAWRLLVLQTADPAVAAGMANFSTYRAHPWRRIEHTMDSGKRLFFSDREGLRREVARLERTHRRLAGTDEQGRPFTALDPAVRVWVLVTLYECMTAMRELSGRPLAPPELDQMYGEFRAVCAEFGLSDDLLPATAADVPAYMDRTIRERLEYSEPVRYLLFDMLREAPAPRRLGHLKPAWPLARTVAAHVIGALTIADLPEAFRERFNLPRTRRAALLSFILHRGMRVLMNALPEHRRYRTPLAGNSATSQPPTASTDRPSPPEASPVRLPAPRRRKGADSRPARLRTFFRQVLDQTGDGRISSADLQAMAHNVCWSLELTPEREARVYAAFETWWQHLRTGMDADDDGQVTCEEFVTAMLTGVDAGPAYLKQGLHVAVRAIFHAADTDGSGHLCADEYRTIFGGSRVHPAELNHGFRQLDHDGDGRITEEEFVQAFTDYFTARTDNTAGSQLLGRP; from the coding sequence TTGGCTACCGCTGATCTTCCTGGTCCTGATTCGCTGCTGCGCCGCACGCTGGGGGAGTGGCGGATCGGGTTGGTGGCGTGGCGGCTGCTGGTTCTGCAGACCGCGGATCCGGCGGTCGCCGCCGGCATGGCCAACTTCTCCACCTACCGCGCGCACCCGTGGCGGCGTATCGAGCACACCATGGACAGCGGGAAGCGGTTGTTCTTCTCCGACCGTGAAGGGCTACGCCGTGAGGTTGCCCGCCTGGAGCGCACGCACCGCCGTCTGGCCGGGACCGACGAGCAGGGCAGGCCGTTCACAGCGTTGGACCCGGCGGTGCGGGTGTGGGTACTGGTCACCCTGTACGAGTGCATGACGGCGATGCGGGAACTGTCCGGACGCCCGCTGGCGCCGCCTGAACTGGATCAGATGTATGGGGAATTCCGTGCGGTGTGTGCCGAGTTCGGCCTCTCCGACGACCTGCTCCCGGCCACGGCCGCGGACGTGCCCGCGTATATGGACCGCACGATCCGTGAGCGCCTCGAATACAGCGAACCCGTGCGCTACCTGCTCTTCGACATGCTCCGTGAAGCACCCGCACCCCGCCGCCTCGGCCACCTGAAGCCGGCCTGGCCGCTTGCGCGCACGGTGGCCGCCCACGTGATCGGTGCGCTGACCATCGCGGACCTGCCGGAAGCCTTCCGCGAGCGCTTCAACTTGCCCCGCACCCGCCGCGCGGCCCTGCTGTCCTTCATCCTGCACCGTGGCATGCGCGTGCTGATGAATGCGCTGCCCGAGCACCGCCGCTACCGCACCCCACTGGCGGGTAACTCCGCGACTTCGCAGCCTCCCACCGCCTCCACCGACCGTCCTTCCCCGCCGGAGGCAAGCCCTGTCCGGCTTCCCGCACCACGCCGCCGCAAGGGTGCCGATTCCCGCCCGGCGCGTCTGCGGACCTTCTTCCGCCAGGTCCTCGACCAGACCGGCGACGGCCGCATCAGCTCGGCCGATCTGCAGGCCATGGCGCACAACGTGTGCTGGTCGCTCGAACTCACCCCGGAGCGCGAAGCCCGCGTCTATGCCGCCTTCGAGACCTGGTGGCAGCACCTGCGGACCGGCATGGATGCTGACGACGACGGACAGGTGACCTGCGAGGAGTTCGTCACCGCCATGCTCACCGGGGTCGACGCCGGGCCGGCCTACCTCAAGCAGGGGCTGCATGTCGCGGTGCGGGCGATCTTCCACGCTGCGGACACCGACGGCAGCGGACACCTGTGTGCCGATGAGTACCGCACGATCTTCGGCGGCTCCCGGGTCCACCCCGCCGAACTCAACCACGGCTTCCGCCAGCTCGACCACGATGGAGACGGCCGCATCACCGAAGAGGAATTCGTCCAGGCCTTCACCGACTACTTCACCGCCCGCACCGACAACACGGCCGGCAGCCAACTCCTCGGACGCCCATAG
- a CDS encoding cytochrome P450 gives MATAARLTAPPTAPGRLPLIGHALEMWRRPLEFLDSLTAYDQIVAVYLGPTPTYVLAGPEVVDRVMVADAGHFAKGRSFEKLRDYLGEGLATSEGPFHLRQRRRMQPAFHHRQIDHYARTMARLADERVASWQAGQVVDVTQEMFDLSLAIVTSTLFSTALDEHTAADIRHDVPVVLRGVYNRAIDPTGLWQKLPTPGNRRLAAAHDRLRRAIDHLIRTRRTGLPAEQPDLLSMLLQAQDADSGDTMTDQQVYDELITLLVAGTETAAGGLAWLFHELGRHPAVDRELHEELRTSSGEAPSFAHLGHLPYTRRVVDEALRLRNPGGVTTRRATKEVELAGYRFPPGAEFMFSALVLHRNPHHFPDPLRFDPDRWLPGQKAAPRGAFLPFGAGRHRCIGESFARAEMTTVVAALARRWRLEPLPGVQVQGVMTSTNHPANLLMRVTPREVG, from the coding sequence ATGGCCACCGCAGCTCGCCTCACGGCTCCTCCCACCGCTCCCGGACGCCTTCCGCTGATCGGCCATGCACTCGAAATGTGGCGGCGCCCCCTGGAATTCCTCGATTCCCTCACCGCGTACGACCAGATCGTTGCCGTCTACCTGGGCCCCACACCGACCTACGTCCTCGCCGGACCGGAGGTCGTCGACCGCGTGATGGTCGCCGACGCCGGCCACTTCGCGAAGGGCCGCTCCTTCGAGAAGCTCCGCGACTACCTCGGCGAGGGCCTCGCCACCTCCGAAGGGCCCTTCCACCTCCGCCAGCGGCGCCGGATGCAGCCGGCCTTCCATCACCGGCAGATCGATCACTACGCGCGAACCATGGCGCGGCTGGCCGACGAACGAGTCGCCTCCTGGCAGGCCGGACAGGTCGTCGACGTCACCCAGGAGATGTTTGACCTCTCCCTCGCCATCGTCACCTCCACGCTGTTCTCGACCGCACTCGACGAGCACACTGCCGCGGACATCCGCCACGACGTGCCCGTCGTACTCCGCGGCGTGTACAACCGGGCCATCGATCCGACCGGCCTCTGGCAGAAGCTCCCCACTCCTGGCAACCGCCGCCTCGCGGCCGCACACGACCGGCTTCGCCGGGCCATCGACCACCTCATCCGCACCCGGCGCACCGGCCTCCCCGCCGAGCAGCCGGACCTGCTGTCGATGCTCCTACAGGCCCAGGACGCCGACAGCGGCGACACCATGACCGACCAGCAGGTCTACGACGAACTCATCACACTGCTGGTCGCCGGCACGGAGACGGCGGCAGGCGGGCTGGCGTGGCTCTTCCACGAGCTGGGCCGGCACCCCGCCGTCGACCGGGAACTCCACGAGGAGCTGCGGACGAGCAGCGGAGAGGCCCCTTCGTTCGCACACCTCGGCCATCTCCCGTACACGCGGCGGGTGGTGGACGAGGCGCTGCGCCTGCGCAACCCCGGAGGCGTCACGACGCGACGAGCGACCAAGGAGGTCGAACTCGCGGGATACCGGTTTCCACCAGGTGCCGAGTTCATGTTCAGCGCCCTCGTCCTGCACCGGAACCCGCACCACTTCCCCGACCCCCTGAGGTTCGATCCCGACCGCTGGCTGCCCGGCCAGAAGGCCGCTCCCCGCGGCGCGTTCCTTCCCTTCGGCGCCGGAAGGCACAGGTGTATCGGTGAATCGTTCGCGCGCGCGGAAATGACCACGGTGGTCGCGGCCCTGGCGCGCCGGTGGCGTCTGGAGCCGCTCCCAGGGGTGCAGGTACAGGGAGTCATGACATCCACCAACCACCCCGCCAACCTCCTGATGAGAGTCACTCCTCGCGAAGTGGGGTGA